TTTTTGCAAGCGACATTCTCAAAGTCGGTTCCGAAGGTTTTGGATTGTTAAATGCCGCGTCGGATATTGGATCGATGTGCGTTATTATTTTCTTGTCTATTGTTCCTTTAAAACGCAATCAAGGTAAAATTCTGTTAGCAGTGGCGGCAGGTTTTGGCTTGTGTATTATTGGATTTGGCTTGTCGGAGCTGTATTGGCTGTCATTTGGATTTCTAATGCTGAGTGGCATGCTAGACGGCATAAGTGTTGTAATCCGCGGAACGATTGTTCAATTAAAAACGCCTGACGAATTGCGTGGTCGCGTGATGAGCGTTAACTCTATATTTATTATGTCGAGTAACGAGTTGGGACAATTTGAAAGTGGTGTAATGGCGAAGATTTTTGGAGTCGCAAGATCGGTTGTTATTGGCGGTACATTAACTTTTGCGACTGCAGTATTTATTGGATCGACTTCACCAAAACTTCGCAAGATGGAATACTAATTTTTTGGGCAGCTATTTCCGTCTTCCGCTCCCAATCTTTTGTCATTCCTCATTCTTCGTCATGACAAAAGGATTTCCGCTCAAGCCGGGCTGCACAAGAATTGCACATAAAAAGGCGAACATTTTAAAATGTTCGCCTTTCATTATAATTTATCTTTTAAGACTAATTAATCAATTCAAATCTTGCGTATTCGGCAATTTTCTTTGGAAGTCTGATGCCTTCAGGTGTTTGGTTGTTTTCCAACAAAGCCGCCATAATTCTTGGAAGCGCCATTGCAGAACCATTTAATGTGTGCACCAATTGTGTTTTGCCCTCAGTTTTGTAACGGCATTTCAAACGGTTAGCTTGGAAGGTTTCAAAATTAGAAACAGAACTTACTTCTAACCATTTTTCTTGTGCAGCACTCCAAACTTCAAAATCATAAGTCATCGCAGAGGCAAAACCCGTATCGCCACCACAAAGTCTTAAAATTCTGTATGGTAATTCTAGATCTTCAAGAATAGATTTGATATGCTCTACCATTTCTTCAAGAACAGCATAAGAATTTTCTGGTTTTTCAATTCTTACGATTTCCACCTTTTCGAATTGATGAAGACGGTTAAGACCTCTTACGTGCGCACCATAACTTCCTGCTTCTCTTCTGTAACATTGTGAGAAAGCTGTGTTTTTGATAGGCAGATCTTTTTCGTCCAAGATAACATCACGATAAATGTTGGTTACCGGAACTTCCGCAGTAGGAATCAGATACAAATCGTCTGCACCAACATAATACATCTGTCCTTCTTTATCTGGTAATTGTCCCGTTCCGTAGCCAGAAGCTTCGTTAACAACATGTGGCGGATTAACTTCCAGATAGCCAGCATCGGTGTTTTTGTCCAAGAAATATTGCACCAAAGCACGTTGCAATCTTGCACCTTTTCCTAGATAAACGGGGAAGCCAGCACCAGCTATTTTTACACCCAATTCAAAATCGATAAGATTGTATTTTTTTGCGAGTTCCCAATGTGGGATTGCGCCTTCGCCAAGTCCTTCTACTGGTGTTGATTGATAGATGTTTTGATTGTCTTCTTCAGAACTACCCGCAACAACTTTATCGTTCGGGATGTTTGGGATTTGATAAAGAATATCTAACAAAGTTTTTTCAGCATCATTTAGTTGCTGTTGCAATTCTTTACTCGACTCTTTGTACTGCGCAGTTTGGGATTTTGCAGCTTCGGCGTCGTCCTTTCTGCCTTCTTTCATCATGATGCCAATTTCTTTCGAAATTTTGTTCATTTCAGCAAGTTGGGAGTCAAGGTCGAATTGAAGTTTTTTTCTGTTGTCGTCTGCGGAAATGGCAGCATCTACCAATTCTAAATTTTTGAAATGACGTTTCTTTAAACCTTCAATAACGCGCTCTTTTTCTTCGCGTAAAAAATTAACTTGTAACATAATTTTGTTGTTAGTATATTGATTTTGTTGATGCTTTCTGTTTTAAAATTAAATTTAAAAATCAAAAAACATCAGTTAAGATTGCAAAATTAGTGATTTTTATTTCACGATGTTGACAATATTCGGTTGAGTATCCGATTTTGTAAAGACCAATTGGTTGGAATGCCACATTTTGGAAACTTCAAACTTTTGTGGTGTCCAGTTGTATTCTATTCTTATCGTGTCATCGTCGATAACTGGCGCCTTGTCAACAATTTTTGTTAAACGAATAATCATCGACGAATAATAACTTTTTGAATTTTCGTTGATAGAATCTTTTATCAGACGTGTTGCGCCCGCCACATATTCCACATAACGTACAGAATCTTTGTCCATGATAATGTTGGAGCTAACCGGCTTTTGGTCAGTTGTTGCTAACAAATCTAACAGAGCGACATTGGTATAATGAGCATCAAGTTTTGTATTTAATAAATCTTGACCCGCATCATTTTTGATATAGATATTGAGGATTTGATCAATGTCTTGTACCACGTCGTCATCAGATCGGCAAGCGAGCAATGTTAGGAGGCTAAATATAAAAAGTGAAAATTGTCTTTTCATAGAACAAAGATAATTTTAAATCTTTAAAAAATTTAAGTTTAAAGACTCTTAAGGTATTTTGTAAAGAAGAAAAAATAAATTAAGCCTTCCCAAACCAAAATCGTAGTTAAGGAAATTCCCATACCGATTAAGCCAAATTCTTTAACCAACTGGAACGAAATAAGTGTCAAAAGAAGCAACGATATCGCCGACACCCACGTGTTAATTTCTATTTTTCCTACTGCTGGCAAAAGGTTTCCGTAAATGTTGCGAGAGAGCATTCCAAAGCAAAAACCAAATAATAGAATCATGAGCAAGTTGCCGTTTTCAATATATGTTTTTCCAAAAAATAACTGAAGAAGATCTGTTTTAAAAAAGTAAAAAAAGCCGAAAATAAAAATACAAATCGGGATGAATAATTTGTAATAGTTTCTTAAATAGGACGTCAAAAATGCTTTGTCTTTATGGTTTTTTGTAAGTCTTGGATAATCGCTCTGCATAAAACTTATCGCAAGAAACGGAATGTTCGAAGGTAACAAAATAGCGACTTTATAATTGGCGACAGCGGTTTCGTTCATTAAAAAACTTAATAACAAAATGTCTAATGAAAATAAAGTTTCGGAAATAACAGACGTGAATGCTGTGAAAATCCCGAAGCGCCATAATTCGCGCGTGTTAGGAAAGAGGCTTTTTTTGAAACTGAACATTTCCTTTTTTAACCAAAATAAAGAGGAGAAAGGCATCAGCGCCATCGCGGTCAAATAACCGTAAAATCCCCAATAATATGTCAGTAAAAAAAGCAGAATAAATCCACCAATATTATTAACATTATTGATTCTTGCAAAAATGTTATTTCGGCCTGTTATTCTGTAAAAAGTCTGTATATGATTCAGAAAATAAAATCCGAAAAGCCTTACGCCACAAAATAAAAATATAGTCAGGATGTCATCGTATTTTTCCATGTAAAACATAGAAAAACCAATAAAAATTGCGACCAATACGATTTCGTAGAAAAAGCCTTTGAAGAAAAGATAAGACGATAGTTTTCTTTTGTCTTCTTCATCATGCAAGGAGCCGTATCTCAAGAGAATTTGGTTGCTTCCTAATCCTGCAAATGGTAAAAATATTGCGAATACGGATAGCACGATGCTGAGAATTCCGAATTCATTTTCTGGCAATAATTTTATGATGACAATTGAGGATAAAAACCCACAAATTTTTGCAATCAAAAAAGATAAGAAAACAAAATGCCCTTTATTATTGAAAAAATTATTTAAAAATTCTTTCAAGCTATTCATGTGATTTCAGTGTAGCATGTTGGTTAATAGTCTGCTGGTAGATGTCGTCAAATTGCCTTGCAATCGCCTCTTGAGAAAAATTTTCTACCGCATATTCTCGGATTTTATTTGGATCTGCAAAGCGGATTTCTCCAGAAACAATTTTTTCTAGTTTATTGTACAAATCCTCTTGATTGGCTTTTTCGACACCAACGGCAAAATTTTCTATTATAAACTCTTTGGCGCCACCAACTTCTGTTGACACAACAGGAACGCCACAAGCATAAGATTCTAAAATGACACAACCTTGCGTTTCGTTATCGCTGAAAAGAATGAAACAATCGGAGTTTTGCATTTTTTTGGCAACTTCCTGATAAGAAATGGCACCAAAAACTTCGATGAAAGCGTTTGCGTTAAGTTGTTTTATTTTGTTTTGTAAAGGCACGATATCGCCGTCACCGCCAATTTCCAGTTGTACTTTATAATTGTTTTGGTGCAATTTGGCAACAACTTCTATAATTTCCAAAGGCCTTTTTCTGTCTATTAAACTAGAAACATGCAAAAATCTGAAATTCTGTTTTGGAAACTTCTGCTCACTAATGTCGAAAACCTCTGTCGATACAACATTTGTGATAATCTTCATCGGCGTTTTTATTCCAAGTTGAGAAAGGCTTTCTTTCAGATTGTTGCTTACAGGCATTACAAAGTTAGCTTTGGAAGCAATGTATTTAGCAATTTTAATAATAAACTGGGAAGTCTTGGCATGATTGTCTTTTTGTAAAGCGGTCCAATGTTCGGTAACAACAAAAGGAATCTTGTATTTTTTCTTTAAGTAAACCGCAAAAAGCATATTGTTATGCAACACGTTAGCGTGCACCAAATCTGGTTTTTTCAATTTTGAAAAGCCCAATTTGTAAGCTTTCATTCTTCTCAGAAAATTCGTGGCAGGATTGTTTGTGTTTTTGTAATAAACAATCAAAGTCCGAATGCCATTAATCATTTGGTCATCGAATATGAATTTCTCCTTTTGGTTAAAATCGCCAATAGCATGGAGGATTTCAACTTCGTGTTTCAGCGCCACAGCTTGGGCATGACGTTGCACAAAATTACCATTGGTAGGTTCTAATCTGTTAGGAAACCAAGAAGAAATGAAAAGTATTTTCAATGCAAATTATTTTATAGTCGCCGCCCAACTTCTGTTAAGTGGTTGCAAAAAATGGCTTAAAAAATCTAAATACGTATTTTTAGAAAAGTCGAAAACTTCAATGTCTTTTGATAATTCTCCATTTCTGATTTTATTTTTAAAATCGATAAGTTTTAGCGTTTTAACTTCTCCATTTTCCACAAAACTGGCTTTCATTCTGTCGAACAAACCAAGTTCATATTCTTTATCAAATTCGCGCATTAAACTTCCCAAAGCATCAATGCTACAGCCAGAAGCCATTTCTTTTTCCTCGTCCACACAGATGATGATGAATTGGTTTTTCTCAATTTTGAAAGAAGCTTCCAGAGGCTTGCCGTGCGCTGCCCAAGTTGACAAAAATTCGTACAGACGCTCTGCGATGTCTTTTGCTTCTTTTGTGGCAAAAGGACGTGACGCAGGATATATTATTACTCTATAATCGTTGGTTTCTACGATGCTAGATTCTTCAATTTTCATTTTAAATGTATTTAAATTTAAACCTAAAATTACGAAATATTCTTTAGTTGGCTATTCTAAAAAATAAAACCCAAGCCGTGCCTGAGTTTTAATTGTATTTTGAAAAGTCGGATATTACAAGTCGTCTGCTTCGGCAATAAGTTCTACAATATCTTTGACTTGTACTTCTTCGGTTTTGTTGAAATGCTTCACGCCATCTGTCATCATGGTATTACAGAAAGGACAACCTGTTGCGATGACTTTTGGTTGCTCTGCAAGCGCCTCTTCGGTTCTCTCAACGTTAATGTCTTTGTTGCCTTTTTCTGGCTCTTTGAACATTTGCGCACCGCCAGCACCACAACAAAGCCCATTGGTTTTGCAACGTTTCATTTCTACCAGTTCGGCATCTAGCTTTTCTAAAAGCATTCTTGGTGCTTCGTATTCGCCATTGCCTCTTCCTAAATAGCAAGGGTCATGGAAAGTGATTTTTTTACCTTTAAATTGTCCACCTTCTATCTTCAGACGGCCTTCTTCCATCAGTTGTTTTAGAAACTGCGTGTGGTGAAGAACTTCATATTTTCCGCCAAGACTTGGATATTCGTTTTTCAAGGTGTTGAAACAATGCGGACAAGCTGTAACGATTTTTTTAACATCGTAAGCGTTAAGAATTTCGATGTTTGTAAGTGCCATCATTTGGAAAATAAATTCGTTGCCAGCACGTTTTGCAGGATCTCCTGTGCAAGATTCTTCTTGTCCAAGAACTGCAAATTCAACACCTATTTTGTTTAGAATTTTACAAAAGGCTTTGGTGATTTTTTTGGCGCGGTCGTCAAAACTTCCTGCACAACCTACCCAAAACAAAACTTCTGGTGATTTTCCTTCGGCAGCATATTCTGCCATTGTTTTTATAGTGAAATCCATAATTAGTTTACCAATTTAATCAATGTATCAATTTACCAAATTTCAGTAATGTTACATTGCTAGATTTTTATATTTGTATTAGTTTTCGTTTGCCCAGTTGAGTCTGTCCGCTTGGTTGTATTGCCAAGGTGCAGCATTGTTCTCAACATTGGTCATCATCATATTCAGTTCTTGTGGCGCTGCGGATTGTTCCATAACCAAGAATCGTCTCATTTCAAAAATAATGGATAAAGGATCGAGTAGGATAGGACAAGCTTCGGTACAAGCATTACAAGTTGTACAGGCCCAAAGTTCTTCTTTGGTAATGTAATCGTTTAATAATTTTTTACCATCGTCCACAAATTTGCCGCCGTTGGCGTCCATATTCTTGCCGACTTCTTCTAGGCGGTCACGTGTCTTCATCATTATCAAACGCGGTGATAATTCTTTCCCAGTAATATTGGCAGGACAGTTAGCGGTACAACGACCACATTCTGTACACGAATAAGCGTTAAGAAGCTGAACTTTATTAAGATCAAAAACATCTTCGGCTCCGAACTTTGATGGCACTTCTGCTTGGTCTTCAGCTGGCGCCGCGTATGGATCAGCGTTGGGATCCATCATTAATTTGATTTCTTTGGTTACAGATTCCAAATTGTTGAATTCGCCTTTTGGATCAAGATTCGCATACCAAGTACTTGGAAATGCCAAGATGATATGTAAATGTTTAGAATAATAAAGGTAATTCATGAAGATTAAAATCCCTACAAAATGGAACCACCATGCTGCTTTTTCTACAAGAACTAAGAAGCCGTTGTCAAAGTTGAACCATTCCAAAATAGGAACGAACAGCATGTCGCTTATTGGAAAATAACCTGCGGCTTCATAAAAGCCTCTTGCCTGAAGAATAGATTCTGAAGCATTTAGTTTGAAGAATGCCATCATCAAAGCAAACTCGATAATCAAAATGATGTTGGCATCATCTTTTGGCCAGCCGACAAGTTCTTTCATTGTTAAACGTTTTACGCCAACAATGTTTCTTCTGATAAAGAATACAACAACTGCAAAGATTACTAAAATAGCCAATACTTCTAAAGTTGCTGTAAAGACGTTATAAAATGTATCTCCTAAAATAGAATGTAAAAAGCGATGTGTCCCGAAAATTCCATCGACAATTATTTCTAACAATTCGATGTTAATAATTACGAATCCAACATAGACAAATACGTGTAAAATGGCTGCAATAGGGCGTTTTCCCATTTTGCTTTGTCCTAAAGCTACACGTGTCATGGTTGCCCAACGTTCGGACTTTCTGTCGGATCTGTTAATGTCTTTACCAAGGTTGATATTTCTATAAATCTTTTGTAAGCTTTTCGCAAACATGCCAAAACCAAGAATCAAAAGAATTACAAAAATGATGTTGTCAATATACTGCATATCAATCGAAGTTATTTTTTTCCAAATACAGAAATGTTAATGTAACGTTTAGGGTTAGCTTTAAGATCTTCTATTAAAGCGTTAAGACTGTTAGATGTTTTGTTCAGATTGTTGTAAAGTTCTTCATCTTTGGTAAGCTTTCCAAGAGAACCTTCTCCATTTTGTATGCCAGAAATAACAGAATTCAGTTTGTCTGCTGTTGTGCTAAGATTGTCAATGGCAGAGTTCAGTTTTTTAACATCAACATTGTCGGCAACTGTCCCGAATTTTTCTACTGTTGTTTTTGTAGACTGTAGAGTTTTGTTGGTATTATCAAGTACCGAATGGATGCCAGCTTCGTTATTCGCTAAAAGTCTGTTAGTTTGGTCAGCTGTTGTTTTGAAAGCTGCAACCGTTTGGTTTAGGTTGGCTAAAAGTAGTTTTATCTGTTGGCGATTTTGTTCATCTACCAATTTGTTTGCACTTACCATAGTTGAGTCTAGTTTTGTAAGAACGCTAGCAACTTGGTCTTTTACAGGTCCGACTTGTGAGGCTAAAGAGTTTAACATTGATAGTTGGAAATTCCCCATCAAAGTGTCACCGTCTTTAGCAAGGATATTTCCTTTGGCTAAATTAATCCTAAGCTCTTTGCCAGACATTAAGCCTGGCTCAAAGATTTCTACTTTAGACTGTTTAGAAAATTCGAATCTGTCGTTCACAGTAATTTCAACGACAAAGTGGATGTCGCCAGAAGTCGTCGGGATAGGTTTGATGTCAGAAACCTGACCTACACGTAATCCATTGATGGAAACTGGATTTGATTTTGCTAAACCTTCAACGTTATCGTATTTAATGTAATATTGATTATCGGTAGAGAAGATGTTTTTCCCTTTCATAAATTGATACAATATGACAAAGGAAATAACCGCAAATATTGCGATAAGACCCGCCTTTAATTCTTTACTAAACTTCACGTAAATATTATTTTTTAGGTTACAAATATAAGAATATTGAGATTAATATTCTTTCTAAATAAAATAAGAAAAGCGATTTGCAAAAATACAAACCGCTTTTCTTTATGTTTTTAAATAATTTTATTCTTATTGGTGGTTTTTATCCCAAACTTCAATTCTGAAATCTTCGATATCCGCGTTATCCTGAAGAGATTTAAGATAACCTTGTCCGAACATAGAACTATTTTGTTGTTGGATAGACTCAACGACTTGTTTAGCATCACCAGGCATTTTGTTACTCTTAAGCGATTTGCGTTGTACAACATATACGCCACTCATCCCTTCGATAGGAGAAGAAAGCTTGTTGTTTGCAACACCGAAAGCCGCACCAGCAACTTTTGGCTCCATAGAGTTTGCTAAGAATGCGTTGAAGAAGTTGATGTCAGAGTTTGCTTTTTGTGTGTTGAACATTTTCGCAATTTGATCTAGACTTCCCGCTTTTGCAGAATTGATTTTTTCTATGATTTTCTTCGCAAGCAACTTGTTTTTCACAATAGGTTCAATCTGTTCTCTGACGCTTTCTGGATTTGCCAGACCTGCATCTTGTTTGCCAGCAACGTAAACAACAATGCGATCTCCTGTCCCGTCAACAGTGAAGATATCCGTATCTCCAATTTCTCTTTTCTTGTCAAATGCCCACATTAATATTTCTGAATCTTTATCCGTTCCTAAACCAGGCAATTGACCTTGGAATCGTGTAACAGATTTTGGATTTTGCATAGTAAAGCCACCCTTTTTAGCAATGTTAGAGAATTCGTTAAAGCTCTTACCTTGGATTTGTTGGATAAATCGTGTTGCTTTATTGTGAACATCGCTTTCCGTTTTGTCGGAAGCTTTGATGCTTTTTGCTAAATGAGCTACTTTGTAAGCCATGCTACCCGCTTTTTTATCATCGATTTTGATGATGTGGTAACCGAACTGCGTTTCTGCTAATCCGATTGTTCCTTTGCTGTTTGTTGCTAAGAATTGCAAATATCCTGGCGCAAATTGAGATTCTGGTGTTGTCCATCCCACGCTACCTTTTCTTTCAACAGCGTTCGGTTCATCAGAGAATTTTAAATCTTTATCAAAATTAGCAGCGTTTGATTTTGTGTCTGCAAGGATGCTGTCAGCTAGTTTTTTTGCTGCTTCTTTCGTTCTTGTCGCTGTCGATCTTTCCGCGCCTTTGTAAGCGATAAGAATGTGGCTTGACAATGTAGAGTCAGAAGGTTTCTTATCTAGCAATTTTGATACGATATAATAATTTTGCTCTTTATATGGTCCAAATGTTTGTCCTATTGCAGCAGAGGCGATTTTGTCTTTTAAAGTGCTTGGTAGTTGTTCTGGCTTCAGGTACTGCGGGATGTATGGAACATCTGAGTTAAGCTCAACAAACATAGAGTCATTTGTTGTGTTTTGGAAGTTCTCAGTTCCGTTAAAAGCGTCAGATCCTTTTAGGAATAATTTGTTTAATTCATTAAGCGAAGCCGCGTCGTCTTGCGCACTTGGCGTTGCAGGGAAATAAACGTATCCTAAGTTACGGTTAGCATCAACTTTGAATCTTGTTGGGTGAAGTTTGATATAGTCCAATAAATCTTGTGTTGTAACTTTTACAGGATTTATTTTCTCAAAACTTGT
This genomic stretch from Chryseobacterium sp. POL2 harbors:
- a CDS encoding glycosyltransferase family 4 protein, which encodes MKILFISSWFPNRLEPTNGNFVQRHAQAVALKHEVEILHAIGDFNQKEKFIFDDQMINGIRTLIVYYKNTNNPATNFLRRMKAYKLGFSKLKKPDLVHANVLHNNMLFAVYLKKKYKIPFVVTEHWTALQKDNHAKTSQFIIKIAKYIASKANFVMPVSNNLKESLSQLGIKTPMKIITNVVSTEVFDISEQKFPKQNFRFLHVSSLIDRKRPLEIIEVVAKLHQNNYKVQLEIGGDGDIVPLQNKIKQLNANAFIEVFGAISYQEVAKKMQNSDCFILFSDNETQGCVILESYACGVPVVSTEVGGAKEFIIENFAVGVEKANQEDLYNKLEKIVSGEIRFADPNKIREYAVENFSQEAIARQFDDIYQQTINQHATLKSHE
- a CDS encoding (Fe-S)-binding protein, with protein sequence MDFTIKTMAEYAAEGKSPEVLFWVGCAGSFDDRAKKITKAFCKILNKIGVEFAVLGQEESCTGDPAKRAGNEFIFQMMALTNIEILNAYDVKKIVTACPHCFNTLKNEYPSLGGKYEVLHHTQFLKQLMEEGRLKIEGGQFKGKKITFHDPCYLGRGNGEYEAPRMLLEKLDAELVEMKRCKTNGLCCGAGGAQMFKEPEKGNKDINVERTEEALAEQPKVIATGCPFCNTMMTDGVKHFNKTEEVQVKDIVELIAEADDL
- a CDS encoding SurA N-terminal domain-containing protein, which gives rise to MAVLGEIRKRPWLLMGVIALALVAFLINPDTIDQVFGKNPSILGKVNGEDISRDEFNDQLFVLQQQAQQQGQPQNGLEEQAWQVLVQSKLIKQEFEKLGLELTDDVFWSQLQYDPMFAQNPSNFDEKGNFKLQDIKKQIESLQNSGEAEMYNSWLRNKKSIEYRMMARILFGNLGNGITASKKEADLIVKQRDEIANIDYVKVDYTSFEKINPVKVTTQDLLDYIKLHPTRFKVDANRNLGYVYFPATPSAQDDAASLNELNKLFLKGSDAFNGTENFQNTTNDSMFVELNSDVPYIPQYLKPEQLPSTLKDKIASAAIGQTFGPYKEQNYYIVSKLLDKKPSDSTLSSHILIAYKGAERSTATRTKEAAKKLADSILADTKSNAANFDKDLKFSDEPNAVERKGSVGWTTPESQFAPGYLQFLATNSKGTIGLAETQFGYHIIKIDDKKAGSMAYKVAHLAKSIKASDKTESDVHNKATRFIQQIQGKSFNEFSNIAKKGGFTMQNPKSVTRFQGQLPGLGTDKDSEILMWAFDKKREIGDTDIFTVDGTGDRIVVYVAGKQDAGLANPESVREQIEPIVKNKLLAKKIIEKINSAKAGSLDQIAKMFNTQKANSDINFFNAFLANSMEPKVAGAAFGVANNKLSSPIEGMSGVYVVQRKSLKSNKMPGDAKQVVESIQQQNSSMFGQGYLKSLQDNADIEDFRIEVWDKNHQ
- a CDS encoding (Fe-S)-binding protein, whose amino-acid sequence is MQYIDNIIFVILLILGFGMFAKSLQKIYRNINLGKDINRSDRKSERWATMTRVALGQSKMGKRPIAAILHVFVYVGFVIINIELLEIIVDGIFGTHRFLHSILGDTFYNVFTATLEVLAILVIFAVVVFFIRRNIVGVKRLTMKELVGWPKDDANIILIIEFALMMAFFKLNASESILQARGFYEAAGYFPISDMLFVPILEWFNFDNGFLVLVEKAAWWFHFVGILIFMNYLYYSKHLHIILAFPSTWYANLDPKGEFNNLESVTKEIKLMMDPNADPYAAPAEDQAEVPSKFGAEDVFDLNKVQLLNAYSCTECGRCTANCPANITGKELSPRLIMMKTRDRLEEVGKNMDANGGKFVDDGKKLLNDYITKEELWACTTCNACTEACPILLDPLSIIFEMRRFLVMEQSAAPQELNMMMTNVENNAAPWQYNQADRLNWANEN
- a CDS encoding oligosaccharide flippase family protein, giving the protein MNSLKEFLNNFFNNKGHFVFLSFLIAKICGFLSSIVIIKLLPENEFGILSIVLSVFAIFLPFAGLGSNQILLRYGSLHDEEDKRKLSSYLFFKGFFYEIVLVAIFIGFSMFYMEKYDDILTIFLFCGVRLFGFYFLNHIQTFYRITGRNNIFARINNVNNIGGFILLFLLTYYWGFYGYLTAMALMPFSSLFWLKKEMFSFKKSLFPNTRELWRFGIFTAFTSVISETLFSLDILLLSFLMNETAVANYKVAILLPSNIPFLAISFMQSDYPRLTKNHKDKAFLTSYLRNYYKLFIPICIFIFGFFYFFKTDLLQLFFGKTYIENGNLLMILLFGFCFGMLSRNIYGNLLPAVGKIEINTWVSAISLLLLTLISFQLVKEFGLIGMGISLTTILVWEGLIYFFFFTKYLKSL
- a CDS encoding MlaD family protein, with translation MKFSKELKAGLIAIFAVISFVILYQFMKGKNIFSTDNQYYIKYDNVEGLAKSNPVSINGLRVGQVSDIKPIPTTSGDIHFVVEITVNDRFEFSKQSKVEIFEPGLMSGKELRINLAKGNILAKDGDTLMGNFQLSMLNSLASQVGPVKDQVASVLTKLDSTMVSANKLVDEQNRQQIKLLLANLNQTVAAFKTTADQTNRLLANNEAGIHSVLDNTNKTLQSTKTTVEKFGTVADNVDVKKLNSAIDNLSTTADKLNSVISGIQNGEGSLGKLTKDEELYNNLNKTSNSLNALIEDLKANPKRYINISVFGKK
- the serS gene encoding serine--tRNA ligase: MLQVNFLREEKERVIEGLKKRHFKNLELVDAAISADDNRKKLQFDLDSQLAEMNKISKEIGIMMKEGRKDDAEAAKSQTAQYKESSKELQQQLNDAEKTLLDILYQIPNIPNDKVVAGSSEEDNQNIYQSTPVEGLGEGAIPHWELAKKYNLIDFELGVKIAGAGFPVYLGKGARLQRALVQYFLDKNTDAGYLEVNPPHVVNEASGYGTGQLPDKEGQMYYVGADDLYLIPTAEVPVTNIYRDVILDEKDLPIKNTAFSQCYRREAGSYGAHVRGLNRLHQFEKVEIVRIEKPENSYAVLEEMVEHIKSILEDLELPYRILRLCGGDTGFASAMTYDFEVWSAAQEKWLEVSSVSNFETFQANRLKCRYKTEGKTQLVHTLNGSAMALPRIMAALLENNQTPEGIRLPKKIAEYARFELIN